In a single window of the Candidatus Poribacteria bacterium genome:
- a CDS encoding 4Fe-4S binding protein, whose amino-acid sequence MAYYITEECIGCMACLTNCPVDAITGDRNMLHIIDPNICIDCSACGMVCPVEAIRDQFGEVCKFIRRPTHRPIAVIYEELCSGCDFCVHICPWDCLELKDPETGEHAESFFGICELVKPKDCVGCKLCEEVCIKDAIRIESPVLVELAEAAD is encoded by the coding sequence ATGGCGTACTATATCACTGAGGAGTGTATCGGATGCATGGCATGTTTAACCAATTGTCCCGTTGACGCAATCACGGGGGATAGGAACATGTTGCACATCATCGATCCAAACATTTGTATTGACTGCAGCGCGTGTGGGATGGTCTGCCCTGTTGAAGCAATCCGAGACCAGTTCGGCGAAGTGTGTAAATTCATCCGTCGTCCGACGCACCGTCCCATCGCTGTAATCTACGAAGAGCTCTGTTCGGGGTGCGATTTCTGCGTCCATATCTGTCCATGGGATTGCCTTGAACTCAAGGACCCGGAGACAGGGGAACATGCTGAAAGCTTCTTCGGTATCTGTGAATTGGTTAAACCGAAGGATTGTGTCGGCTGCAAGTTGTGCGAAGAGGTCTGTATCAAGGACGCTATCCGTATCGAATCACCCGTGCTTGTGGAACTTGCGGAAGCTGCAGACTAA
- a CDS encoding SDR family NAD(P)-dependent oxidoreductase, which translates to MNLGLKDKVVVVTGASRGIGQAIAHGFADEGARLSICGRTEDTLQSVTAELTAKGAHVFAKRTDVTDTGQVEAFISETVETYGRIDVVVNNVGGSRWTPLEDISDTEWHEILDLNLVSAARVNRRVIPEMKKQGGGAILMITSIYGREGGGHITYNAAKAAEISMTKSLAKELAPDNIRVNSVAPGSILFPGGGWARRIAADPEAMEVFVKSDMPLGRFGKPEEVANVVVFLSSERASLVTGACVNVDGCQSHSNI; encoded by the coding sequence ATGAACTTAGGATTAAAAGACAAAGTCGTCGTTGTAACAGGGGCAAGTCGTGGGATCGGACAGGCAATTGCACACGGGTTCGCCGATGAGGGCGCACGTCTGAGCATCTGTGGCAGGACTGAAGATACACTCCAAAGCGTAACAGCCGAACTCACCGCAAAAGGCGCGCACGTCTTTGCTAAACGCACGGATGTCACAGATACAGGTCAAGTTGAGGCGTTTATATCGGAAACGGTGGAGACTTACGGCAGGATTGATGTCGTTGTGAACAACGTCGGTGGGAGTCGATGGACCCCGTTGGAAGATATTTCGGATACCGAATGGCACGAGATCCTCGATCTGAATCTGGTTTCTGCGGCACGCGTGAACCGACGCGTCATCCCTGAAATGAAAAAACAAGGCGGTGGCGCAATTCTGATGATTACCTCCATCTACGGCAGAGAAGGCGGTGGACACATTACGTATAATGCCGCGAAAGCCGCCGAAATTAGCATGACAAAATCGTTGGCGAAAGAGCTCGCACCCGACAATATCCGCGTGAATAGCGTTGCCCCAGGTTCCATACTCTTTCCCGGTGGCGGTTGGGCGCGCCGGATCGCAGCCGATCCAGAAGCGATGGAGGTTTTTGTGAAAAGCGATATGCCCCTCGGTAGATTTGGAAAACCGGAAGAGGTTGCGAATGTCGTCGTTTTCCTCTCATCGGAACGGGCGAGTCTTGTAACGGGTGCCTGTGTGAACGTGGATGGGTGCCAATCGCACTCGAATATTTAA